The Pedobacter roseus genome contains a region encoding:
- a CDS encoding RrF2 family transcriptional regulator, with translation MLSKKTKYAIKALVALGKNLDKPPMQISKIAEEEHIPKKFLEQILLDLRNAGFLYSKKGAGGGYSLNKKPEEILLVHVMRVTDGPIAMVPCASLNFYHKCDECVDEKTCGIRSAFIDVRDATLKVLTETSIADVIGREDNLKIGVINL, from the coding sequence ATGCTGTCCAAAAAAACAAAATATGCCATTAAAGCGCTTGTTGCGCTGGGTAAAAATTTAGATAAACCACCAATGCAGATTTCGAAAATTGCAGAGGAGGAGCATATCCCGAAAAAATTCCTGGAACAGATCCTTCTTGATTTGCGTAACGCTGGTTTTTTATACAGTAAAAAAGGCGCAGGCGGTGGTTACAGCCTCAACAAAAAACCGGAAGAGATTTTATTGGTACATGTAATGCGTGTAACCGACGGACCGATTGCAATGGTGCCATGCGCAAGTTTAAACTTTTACCACAAATGTGACGAGTGCGTAGATGAGAAAACATGCGGAATAAGAAGTGCTTTTATCGATGTAAGGGATGCTACGCTTAAGGTTTTAACCGAAACCAGCATTGCCGATGTAATTGGCCGTGAGGATAACCTGAAAATCGGGGTTATTAATTTATAA
- a CDS encoding HEPN domain-containing protein produces the protein MQSFRTELENPIVEQDIIDLENKIKAFRDGTIHDEKFRSLRLARGVYGQRQPGVQMVRIKLPFGKVTFKQLLRIADIADEYGSGNLHLTTRQDIQIHYVSLDRTPELWAKLEQDDITLREACGNTVRNVTASPNSGIDAEEPFDVSPYAQAVFAYFLRNPICQEMGRKIKISFSSSDRDTAFSYIHDLGFIPKINENGERGFKVLFAGGLGAQPFLANAVHDFLPEDQLIPFTESVLRVFDRYGERTNRNKARLKYLVQKLGLEEVLRLVAEERIANKVKTFKIDLNTVPQPTLPLEQEYPAVEILNEAHYKHWLATNVIEQKQAGFYGVYVKVQVGDIKTDKARAFVDAIRLYVADEIRITQNQGLLLKFVRREALPSLYAAMNKIGFTTAGFDSLADITTCPGTDTCNLGISNSMTLAEVLEEVIYTDFPEFIYEKNIKIKISGCMNSCGQHGLAEIGFHGSSVKAEGKVVPAVQVMLGGGTVGNGVGRVAERVIKVPSKRATSVLHFILNDFKANNLEDENFHQYYDRKGKDHFYQLLKPLADLTNLKTEEFVDWGHVEEFVTAIGVGECAGVVIDLVATLLLEADEKFGWAKQNLDKGAYADAIYHTYSTFVSAAKSLLLDKGVNSSTQVGVIREFDNHYVETGEFNLPTNFSDLVLQINKNEPTEEFAKKYFEEANQFLNQIKEKRAVLAK, from the coding sequence ATGCAAAGTTTCAGAACAGAACTCGAAAATCCGATCGTCGAGCAGGACATCATCGATTTAGAGAATAAGATTAAAGCTTTTAGAGATGGAACCATCCACGACGAAAAGTTTAGGAGCCTTCGTTTGGCCCGCGGTGTTTACGGACAAAGGCAGCCTGGCGTACAAATGGTGCGTATTAAACTGCCTTTTGGAAAGGTAACTTTTAAGCAGTTATTGCGTATTGCCGATATTGCTGATGAGTACGGAAGCGGTAACCTACACTTAACCACGCGTCAGGATATTCAGATTCATTATGTGAGTTTAGATAGAACACCAGAGCTTTGGGCCAAACTGGAGCAGGATGATATTACCCTTCGTGAAGCTTGTGGAAACACGGTACGTAATGTAACCGCATCTCCAAATTCGGGCATCGATGCCGAAGAGCCTTTTGATGTTTCGCCTTATGCACAGGCAGTATTTGCCTACTTTTTGCGTAACCCGATCTGTCAGGAAATGGGCCGCAAGATTAAAATCTCCTTTTCTTCTAGCGATAGAGATACCGCTTTTAGCTACATTCACGATTTAGGTTTTATTCCAAAAATTAACGAAAATGGCGAACGTGGATTTAAAGTATTATTTGCCGGTGGTTTGGGCGCACAGCCTTTTTTGGCGAATGCCGTTCACGATTTTTTACCTGAAGACCAATTGATTCCCTTTACAGAATCTGTTCTTCGCGTGTTCGACCGTTATGGCGAACGCACCAACCGTAATAAAGCACGTTTAAAATACCTGGTTCAAAAATTAGGATTGGAAGAAGTGTTGCGTTTGGTTGCCGAAGAGCGAATTGCCAATAAAGTAAAAACTTTTAAAATAGATCTTAATACCGTTCCACAGCCTACTTTACCTCTAGAACAGGAATATCCGGCGGTAGAAATATTAAATGAAGCCCATTATAAACACTGGTTAGCCACCAACGTAATTGAACAAAAACAGGCCGGATTTTATGGCGTATATGTAAAAGTCCAGGTTGGCGATATCAAAACCGATAAGGCAAGGGCTTTTGTTGATGCCATCAGGTTATATGTTGCTGATGAAATCAGGATTACCCAGAACCAGGGGTTGTTGTTGAAGTTTGTACGTAGGGAAGCATTACCCTCATTATATGCTGCAATGAATAAAATTGGTTTTACCACCGCTGGCTTTGATAGCTTAGCTGATATTACCACTTGTCCGGGAACGGATACCTGTAACCTGGGTATTTCGAACTCGATGACTTTAGCTGAAGTTTTGGAAGAAGTAATTTATACGGATTTCCCTGAGTTTATCTACGAGAAAAACATCAAGATTAAAATCAGCGGATGTATGAACTCTTGCGGTCAGCATGGTTTGGCTGAAATCGGTTTCCACGGAAGTTCGGTAAAAGCGGAAGGAAAGGTGGTTCCGGCTGTACAGGTAATGTTAGGCGGCGGAACTGTAGGGAATGGTGTAGGCAGAGTAGCCGAACGTGTAATCAAAGTGCCTTCAAAAAGGGCAACAAGTGTTTTACACTTTATATTAAATGATTTTAAAGCCAATAACCTGGAAGATGAAAACTTCCACCAATATTATGATAGAAAAGGTAAAGACCATTTTTATCAACTGTTAAAACCTTTGGCCGATTTAACCAACCTAAAGACAGAAGAATTTGTAGACTGGGGACATGTTGAAGAGTTTGTTACCGCAATTGGTGTTGGAGAATGTGCTGGTGTAGTAATCGATTTAGTGGCTACTTTATTACTAGAGGCCGACGAAAAATTTGGTTGGGCAAAGCAAAACTTAGATAAAGGAGCTTATGCCGATGCCATTTACCATACCTACAGCACTTTTGTAAGTGCAGCAAAATCTTTATTGTTGGATAAAGGCGTAAACAGCAGTACGCAGGTTGGTGTTATCCGTGAGTTTGATAACCACTATGTAGAAACCGGTGAATTTAATTTACCAACCAATTTCTCTGACCTGGTTTTACAGATCAACAAAAACGAACCAACTGAAGAGTTTGCAAAGAAATATTTTGAAGAAGCCAATCAATTTTTAAATCAGATTAAGGAGAAAAGAGCAGTATTAGCGAAATGA
- the cobA gene encoding uroporphyrinogen-III C-methyltransferase: protein MVNQNKESKITLLGAGPGDPDLLTLKGVKALQTADVVLYDALTNEALLEHAPAAAIKVYVGKRSGEHSYPQDTINKLMIDYALNYGHVVRLKGGDPFVFGRGYEELDYAASYSIPVSVIPGISSSIGVPGLQQIPVTHRGMSESFWVITGTTTSGEVSADIYQAAQSKATVLVLMGLKKLSKIVEIFKAAGKHNLPTAVVQNGSAEDERLVVGVVETIESLVQQENIKAPALLIFGEVVSLHPSFKKLIKQYASIA from the coding sequence ATGGTTAATCAAAATAAAGAATCAAAAATTACCCTTTTAGGCGCAGGTCCTGGAGATCCGGATTTATTGACTTTAAAGGGTGTAAAAGCTTTGCAAACTGCTGATGTGGTATTGTACGATGCTTTAACCAACGAAGCTTTATTAGAGCATGCTCCGGCAGCCGCCATTAAAGTTTATGTAGGAAAACGTTCAGGTGAACATTCTTATCCGCAGGATACCATCAATAAACTGATGATCGATTACGCTTTGAATTACGGACATGTTGTGCGTTTAAAAGGTGGTGATCCATTTGTTTTTGGCAGGGGATATGAAGAATTGGATTATGCCGCATCGTACAGCATTCCGGTAAGTGTAATTCCGGGTATTTCGAGTTCTATCGGTGTACCGGGTTTACAGCAGATTCCGGTTACGCACCGTGGGATGAGCGAAAGCTTTTGGGTAATCACCGGAACTACCACTTCAGGAGAGGTTTCGGCCGATATTTACCAGGCAGCACAGTCAAAAGCCACAGTATTGGTACTGATGGGGCTTAAAAAACTATCAAAAATTGTAGAGATTTTTAAAGCCGCAGGCAAACACAATTTACCAACTGCAGTGGTGCAGAACGGATCGGCTGAAGATGAACGTTTAGTTGTTGGCGTAGTTGAAACCATAGAAAGTTTGGTGCAGCAAGAAAATATTAAAGCACCAGCTTTATTAATTTTTGGAGAAGTTGTATCATTACATCCATCATTTAAGAAATTAATTAAACAATATGCAAGTATTGCCTAA
- a CDS encoding TSUP family transporter has translation MQVLPNQPDNATSFSEEEKGNQLFPVFVKLNKLRTLLIGAGNIGLEKLTAIVNNSHSATITIVAETVSPEVYALVANYPLIKVRQKTFDIDDLNDIDIVFAATNNNILNEEIRKVTHERGLLINVADKPELCDFYLGSIVQKGDLKIAISTNGKSPTIAKRLKQILNEGLPAELDETLQNMSALRQTLNGDFSAKVKKLNKVTQSLINPKKSFAERNIKWLIWVASVLLIGAIGLSLWNTEPEFQTFLINIDPLFYWFLGAGFLFALIDGAIGMSYGVTTASFSLAMGLPPASASMAIHISEVMSNGIAGWMHYRMGNVNWKLFKILILPAIVGAVLGAYILSSLEHYSSYVKPVVAVYTLFLGAVILMKAFNIKRKKADQKIKKIGLLGFFGGFIDAAFGGGWGSIVLSSLIAGGRHPLFSLGTVKISRFFIATLSSLTFFTMLGGKHWEAVLGLIIGSAIASPIAAKVSNKISAKTIMVAVGIIVMIVSLRSVIMFILKLI, from the coding sequence ATGCAAGTATTGCCTAACCAACCTGATAATGCAACATCTTTTTCGGAAGAAGAAAAAGGTAACCAGCTCTTTCCAGTTTTTGTAAAGCTGAACAAGCTGCGTACATTATTAATTGGAGCAGGCAATATTGGGCTGGAGAAGTTAACCGCGATTGTAAATAACAGCCATAGCGCTACCATAACCATCGTGGCAGAAACGGTATCGCCGGAGGTTTATGCACTTGTTGCAAATTATCCGCTCATAAAGGTTAGGCAGAAAACTTTTGATATAGACGATTTAAATGATATTGATATCGTTTTCGCGGCAACCAATAACAACATTTTAAATGAAGAGATCAGAAAGGTTACGCATGAGCGTGGTCTGTTGATCAATGTGGCTGATAAACCTGAACTCTGCGATTTCTACTTAGGATCAATCGTTCAAAAGGGAGATTTAAAGATTGCCATTTCTACAAATGGTAAATCGCCAACCATTGCCAAACGTTTAAAGCAGATTTTAAATGAGGGTTTACCAGCAGAGCTGGATGAAACCTTGCAGAACATGAGTGCTTTGCGCCAGACTTTAAACGGTGATTTTTCTGCAAAGGTTAAAAAGCTAAATAAGGTTACCCAGAGTTTAATCAATCCTAAAAAAAGTTTTGCAGAGAGGAATATTAAATGGTTAATCTGGGTGGCATCGGTTTTATTGATCGGAGCAATCGGACTTTCGCTTTGGAATACCGAACCTGAATTTCAAACGTTTTTAATCAATATCGATCCGTTATTCTATTGGTTTTTAGGAGCCGGGTTTTTATTCGCTTTGATTGATGGGGCTATTGGAATGTCGTACGGCGTTACCACGGCATCTTTCTCACTGGCGATGGGCTTGCCACCCGCATCGGCAAGTATGGCCATACACATTTCGGAAGTAATGAGCAACGGTATTGCCGGCTGGATGCATTACCGCATGGGCAATGTAAACTGGAAGCTTTTTAAAATATTAATCCTTCCGGCAATCGTTGGTGCGGTATTAGGTGCCTATATTTTATCTTCATTAGAGCATTATAGCAGTTATGTTAAACCAGTTGTCGCGGTTTATACTTTGTTTTTAGGGGCTGTTATTTTAATGAAAGCTTTTAACATTAAAAGAAAAAAAGCCGATCAAAAAATCAAAAAAATTGGTTTATTAGGCTTTTTTGGTGGTTTTATCGATGCCGCTTTTGGCGGTGGCTGGGGATCGATCGTTTTATCGAGTTTAATTGCAGGCGGCCGTCACCCTTTGTTTTCACTAGGTACGGTAAAAATCAGCCGCTTTTTTATTGCCACTCTAAGTTCGCTTACCTTTTTTACCATGTTGGGCGGTAAACACTGGGAAGCTGTTTTAGGCTTAATTATTGGTAGTGCAATCGCATCGCCAATCGCCGCAAAAGTATCTAACAAAATTTCTGCAAAAACCATTATGGTTGCTGTGGGGATTATTGTAATGATTGTGAGTTTGCGCAGTGTGATTATGTTTATTTTAAAATTAATTTAG
- a CDS encoding phosphoadenylyl-sulfate reductase, which translates to MDNLEEIKAALAGLNTIDKLKFLADQYAGRIIFSTSFGWEDQAITHLIFANNIPIKVFTLETGRLFPETYYVWNRTLEIYNKPIHAYYPQNELLQDMVNTKGPSSFYESVENRKECCYIRKIEPLKRALKGNEIWITGIRADQSANREDMHDLEWDEGNQLVKFHPIFDWTLDDVKAYIKENNIVYNTLHDKGFPSIGCAPCTRAVQPGEDFRAGRWWWEDQSKKECGLHAAS; encoded by the coding sequence ATGGATAACCTAGAAGAGATAAAAGCAGCACTGGCAGGTTTAAATACAATTGATAAACTGAAATTTTTGGCAGATCAATATGCCGGCCGTATTATATTTTCGACCAGTTTTGGTTGGGAAGACCAGGCCATTACTCATTTGATTTTTGCCAATAACATTCCGATTAAGGTTTTTACCTTAGAAACCGGTCGTCTTTTTCCAGAAACGTATTACGTTTGGAACCGTACATTAGAAATTTATAACAAACCGATTCATGCCTATTATCCGCAAAATGAGTTGTTGCAGGATATGGTAAATACCAAAGGCCCGAGCAGCTTTTACGAATCGGTAGAAAATAGAAAAGAATGCTGTTACATCCGTAAAATTGAACCCTTAAAAAGAGCATTAAAAGGGAACGAAATCTGGATAACAGGAATAAGAGCCGATCAAAGTGCCAACCGTGAGGATATGCACGATTTAGAATGGGACGAAGGCAACCAACTGGTTAAATTCCACCCGATTTTCGATTGGACTTTAGATGATGTGAAAGCATACATTAAAGAAAACAACATTGTGTACAATACCTTGCATGATAAAGGTTTCCCAAGCATAGGATGCGCCCCATGTACAAGAGCAGTACAGCCAGGCGAAGATTTCAGGGCCGGAAGATGGTGGTGGGAAGACCAGAGTAAAAAAGAATGTGGTTTGCATGCAGCATCCTGA
- the cysD gene encoding sulfate adenylyltransferase subunit CysD — MSTYNFDYLDELEAEAIHILREVAGQFEKPALLFSGGKDSITLVRLAEKAFRPGKFPFPLVHIDTGHNFEETITYRDQMVERIGEKLIIGSVQESIDQGKVVEQTGKNASRNALQTVTLLDTIAKYQFDACIGGARRDEEKARAKERIFSVRDEFGQWDPKRQRPELWNIYNGKIHKGENIRVFPISNWTELDVWNYIRREKIDLPSIYFSHERDCITRNGQLMAASPFLNMDDEDIVERKQVRFRTVGDMSCTAAVESDATLIDDIISEISASKISERGARLDDKVSEAAMEDRKKGGYF; from the coding sequence ATGAGTACATATAATTTTGATTATTTAGACGAACTGGAGGCCGAAGCCATTCACATTTTGCGTGAAGTAGCAGGTCAGTTTGAAAAACCGGCCCTGTTATTTTCGGGTGGAAAGGATTCAATTACTTTAGTTCGTTTGGCAGAAAAAGCTTTTCGTCCGGGGAAATTTCCTTTTCCTTTGGTACACATAGATACAGGCCATAATTTCGAAGAAACCATCACTTACCGTGACCAGATGGTAGAAAGAATTGGCGAAAAATTAATTATTGGTTCTGTGCAGGAATCTATCGATCAGGGTAAAGTAGTGGAGCAAACCGGTAAAAACGCCAGTAGAAATGCTTTACAAACCGTAACCTTGCTTGATACCATTGCAAAATACCAGTTTGATGCCTGTATCGGCGGTGCCCGTAGAGATGAAGAAAAAGCAAGGGCAAAAGAGCGTATTTTCTCCGTTCGCGATGAATTTGGCCAATGGGATCCAAAACGCCAGCGCCCTGAACTTTGGAACATTTATAACGGTAAAATCCATAAAGGTGAAAATATCCGCGTATTCCCGATCAGTAACTGGACAGAATTAGATGTTTGGAACTATATCCGCAGGGAGAAAATAGATTTACCAAGTATTTATTTCTCTCACGAACGCGATTGTATTACCCGTAATGGACAATTGATGGCTGCTTCTCCGTTTTTAAATATGGATGATGAAGACATTGTTGAGCGCAAACAGGTTCGTTTTCGTACGGTAGGCGATATGTCATGCACTGCTGCGGTAGAATCGGATGCCACTTTGATTGATGATATTATTTCGGAAATCAGTGCCTCTAAAATTTCAGAACGTGGCGCCCGTTTGGACGATAAAGTTTCTGAAGCCGCAATGGAAGACAGGAAAAAGGGAGGGTATTTTTAG